Proteins co-encoded in one Accipiter gentilis chromosome 33, bAccGen1.1, whole genome shotgun sequence genomic window:
- the CASKIN1 gene encoding caskin-1 isoform X1 has product MGKDQELVQAVKAEDVAAVQKLLQRPKPGKAKLLGSAKKVNVNFQDTDGFSALHHAALNGNTELISLLLEAQAAVDIKDNKGMRPLHYAAWQGKKEPMKMVLKAGSSVNIPSDEGQIPLHLAAQHGHYDVSEMLLQHQSNPCIMDNSGKTPLDLACEFGRVGVVQLLLNSNMCAALLEPKPGDATDPNGTSPLHLAAKNGHIDIIRLLLQAGIDINRQTKAGTALHEAALCGKTDVVRLLLDSGINAHVRNTYNQTALDIVNQFTTSQASKEIKQMLRDASAALQVRAVKDYCNNYDLTSLNVKAGDVITVLEQHVDGRWKGCIHDNRTGNDRVGYFPSSLVEAISKRTGSWETVTIPQQYQKIPLPAYGAAVLNGDASSHPFHSLPPPPPPPPHSHQTLFSSFGYHRLSPSSADEPRYGQGSRGADMSPSHLSPSQGGSAAPAPTEEIWVLRKPFAGGDRSSLGSTGSVASARSSGSGQSAGSGAHALHAGAEGVKLLATVLSQKASAQETAVGDGPAKAQDIPAGSSRSQSVASSPYAPQPPAEPQLKKMEPPSEGKSSEAVYQWLCKFQLQLYAPNFINAGYDITTISRMTPEDLTAIGVTKPGHRKKIASEINNLNIPEWLPEYKPANLALWLSMIGLSQYYKVLVENGYENIDFITDITWEDLQEIGITKLGHQKKLMLAVKKLAELQRAELGKYEPGTLKRKAAAAACPEVLAIESPPPEPPECQSPKMTTFQDSELSSELQVAMTGEAPEEPPEKAANPPAAPGYRSPPGLGGRTRLMSSSQELLGDGPRAPPASAISKSQEYLAEGAGEGPPAPPKEGRPPRHGHPVKRASVPPVPGKPRQPFPPSAGQLTPPQTPGKPRPPSPQGLPAPHATAKVKPTPQLLPPGERPASPRSLPQSPTHRGFAYVLPQPAEGEGAPPGVPVLPVSVPVLCLPPAGEGEEEPGRPKKRAHSLNRYAASDSEQERDELLVPDAGPYATVQRRVGRSHSVRAPAGGDKNVNRSQSFAVRPKKKGPPPPPPKRSSSAISSAGMAEDFPKEGEGEAAAGTPAAEGESRREQRRASDLGGSVDTGSAGSVRSIAAMLEMSSIGGGARALALQKPHGAGGTGPAKAPEGYYLQPGAPPGSPERARVATVLATVKHKEAIGLDGEVVNRRRTISGPVTGLVAAARRERADSVRSEAGADGPAERLRVERGGSPDGIPFAEEGNLTIKQRPRPLGPARGEAGEGLSPAHRHGDLAKVEASATLKRRIRARQSQQDGVRFVLTESDTVKRRPKAKDKEPALEPAPLAVYQNGTGTVKRRPASELSGAEPPPTPPPAARPDGPDYAPPPTEPKKPFKPPVSPKPVLTQPPQKVPGPPVPVPKKVPIPSPGSPEVKRVHGTPPPVSPKPVPPPTAPKPPKPHAAIQSVSAGSTPTPSPARQLGTAAATAAKPSSTPPSLCSSPAKPLSPGAQPQQVPVKPPRSAITGPSVDSAGPELAQQKLEETSASLAAALQAVEEKIKQEDSQAADSAVESKSTVSILDDIGSMFDDLADQLDAMLE; this is encoded by the exons ATGGGCAAGGACCAGGAGCTGGTGCAGGCGGTGAAGGCGGAGGACGTCGCGGCCgtgcagaagctgctgcagaggCCCAAACCCGGCAAAGCCA AGCTCCTCGGATCGGCAAAGAAAGTCAACGTCAACTTCCAAGACACTGACGG GTTCTCGGCTCTGCACCATGCGGCGCTCAACGGCAACACAGAGCTCATCTCGCTGCTGCTGGAGGCGCAGGCTGCGGTGGACATCAAGGACAACAAAG GCATGCGGCCCCTGCACTACGCGGCTTGGCAAGGCAAGAAGGAGCCCATGAAAATGGTGCTGAAAGCGGGTTCCTCGGTGAACATCCCGTCGGACGAGGGCCAGATCCCCCTGCACCTGGCGGCACAGCACGGGCACTACGACGTG TCGGAGATGCTCCTGCAGCACCAGTCCAACCCCTGCATCATGGACAATTCGGGGAAGACGCCCCTGGACCTGGCGTGCGAGTTTGGCCGGGTTGGG GTGGTCCAACTGCTCCTGAACAGCAACATGTGCGCGGCGCTGCTGGAGCCCAAACCGGGGGACGCCACCGACCCCAACGGCACCAGCCCCCTGCACCTTGCCGCCAAGAACGGCCACATCGACATCATCCG gctcctgctgcaggctggcATCGACATCAACCGGCAAACCAAGGCGGGCACGGCGCTGCACGAAGCGGCCCTCTGCGGCAAGACGGACGTGGTGCGGCTGCTGCTGGAT AGTGGAATCAACGCCCACGTCAGGAACACCTACAATCAGACGGCTCTGGACATCGTCAACCAGTTCACCACCAGCCAGGCCAGCAAGGAGATCAAGCAGATGCTGCGGG ACGCCTCCGCCGCTCTGCAGGTCCGGGCCGTCAAGGACTATTGCAACAACTACGACCTGACCAGCCTCAACGTGAAAGCCGGGGACGTCATCACC gtGCTGGAGCAGCACGTGGACGGGCGCTGGAAGGGCTGCATTCACGACAACCGGACCGGCAACGACCGCGTGGGCTACTTCCCCTCCAGCCTCGTCGAGGCCATAAGCAAACGAACAG GTTCATGGGAGACTGTAACAATCCCCCAACAGTACCAAAAGATCCCGCTCCCGGCTTACGGGGCTGCTGTGCTTAACGGTGACGCCTCGTCCCATCCGTTCCATTCCCTgcctccacctccacctccaccaccacATTCCCATCAGACTCTTTTCAGTTCCTTTGGCTATCACAGGCTCTCCCCTAGCAGTGCCGACGAGCCGCGTTACGGACAAG GGTCCCGCGGGGCCGACATGAGCCCGTCCCACCTCTCGCCGTCGCAGGGCGGATCGGCCGCGCCGGCTCCCACGGAGGAGATCTGGGTGCTGCGGAAACCCTTTGCAG GTGGCGAccgcagcagcctgggcagcACGGGCAGCGTGGCCTCTGCCCGCAGCTCGGGGAGCGGGCAGAGCGCGGGCAGCGGGGCGCACGCCCTGCACGCTGGCGCTGAAGGTGTCAAG CTGCTGGCAACGGTCCTTTCCCAGAAGGCTTCTGCGCAAGAGACTGCCGTGGGCGATGGGCCGGCCAAGGCGCAGGACATCCCCGCAG GTTCGTCGCGGTCGCAGAGCGTGGCCAGTTCCCCGtatgccccccagccccccgctgAGCCCCAGCTGAAGAAGATGGAGCCGCCATCGGAGGGGAAG AGCTCGGAGGCTGTGTACCAGTGGCTCTGCAAGTTCCAGCTGCAGCTCTACGCGCCCAACTTCATCAACGCCGGCTACGACATCACCACCATTAGCCGGATGACACCGGAG GACCTCACGGCTATCGGTGTCACCAAGCCGGGGCACAGGAAGAAGATCGCCTCCGAGATCAACAACCTCAACATCCCTGAATGGCTGCCGGAGTACAAGCCG GCCAACCTGGCGCTGTGGCTCTCCATGATCGGCCTGTCCCAGTACTACAAGGTGCTGGTGGAGAACGGCTACGAGAACATCGACTTCATCACCGACATCACCTGGGAGGACCTGCAGGAGATCGGCATCACCAAGCTCG GCCACCAGAAGAAGCTGATGCTGGCGGTGAAGAAGCTGGCGGAGCTGCAGCGCGCCGAACTGGGCAAGTATGAGCCCGGCACACTGAAgaggaaggcggcggcggcggcgtgccCGGAGGTCCTGGCCATCGAGTCCCCCCCGCCGGAGCCGCCCGAGTGCCAGTCGCCCAAGATGACCACCTTCCAGGACAGCGAGCTCAGCAGCGAGCTGCAGGTGGCCATGACAGGCGAAGCCCCCGAGGAGCCCCCCGAGAAGGCGGCGAAcccccccgcggcccccggcTACCGCTCGCCCCCGGGGCTGGGTGGCCGCACCAGGCTGATGAGCAGCTcgcaggagctgctgggggacGGCCCGCGGGCCCCCCCGGCCTCCGCCATCTCCAAGAGCCAGGAGTACCTGGCGGAGGGGGCCGGCGAGGGCCCCCCCGCGCCACCCAAGGAGGGTCGCCCGCCCCGGCACGGCCACCCCGTCAAGCGCGCCAGCGTGCCGCCGGTGCCCGGCAAGCCCCGGCAGCCCTTCCCGCCCTCCGCCGGGCAGCTGACGCCGCCGCAGACCCCTGGCAAGCCACGGCCCCCCTCCCCGCAGGGCCTGCCGGCGCCCCACGCCACCGCCAAGGTGAAGCCCACCCCGCAACTGCTGCCACCGGGCGAGCGCCCCGCGtcgccccgctccctgccccagTCGCCCACCCACCGCGGCTTCGCCTACGTCCTGCCGCAGCCCGCCGAGGGCGAGGGGGCACCCCCGGGGGTGCCCGTCCTGCCCGTCTCGGTGCCGGTGCTGTGCCTGCCGCCGGCGGGCGAGGGTGAGGAGGAGCCGGGGAGGCCGAAGAAGCGGGCGCACAGCCTGAACCGCTACGCCGCCTCCGACAGCGAGCAGGAGCGGGACGAGCTGCTAGTGCCGGACGCGGGGCCCTACGCCACCGTCCAGCGGCGCGTGGGGCGCAGCCACTCGGTGCGGGCGCCTGCCGGCGGCGACAAGAACGTCAACCGCAGCCAGTCCTTCGCCGTCCGCCCCAAGAAGAAGGGgcccccaccgccgccccccaAGCGCTCTAGCTCTGCCATCTCCAGCGCCGGCATGGCCGAGGACTTCCCCAAGGAGGGTGAGGGTGAGGCGGCCGCCGGGACCCCCGCCGCTGAGGGGGAGAGCCGCCGGGAGCAGCGGCGGGCCAGCGACCTGGGCGGCAGCGTGGACACGGGCAGCGCCGGCAGCGTGCGCAGCATCGCGGCGATGCTGGAGATGTCGTCCATCGGTGGTGGGGCCCGGGCGTTGGCACTGCAGAAGCCGcacggggccggcgggacggggccGGCCAAGGCGCCCGAGGGCTACTACCTGCAGCCGGGGgcccccccgggcagccccgaGCGTGCCCGTGTGGCCACCGTCCTGGCCACCGTCAAGCACAAGGAGGCCATCGGGCTGGACGGGGAGGTGGTGAACCGGCGCCGGACCATCAGCGGCCCCGTCACCGGGCTGGTGGCAGCCGCCCGCCGCGAGCGCGCCGACAGCGTGCGGTCGGAGGCGGGCGCCGACGGCCCCGCCGAGCGGCTGCGGGTTGAGCGCGGCGGCTCCCCGGATGGCATCCCCTTCGCCGAGGAGGGCAACCTCACCATCAAGCAGCGGCCGCGGCCCCTGGGGCCGGCCCGGGGAGAGGCGGGCGAggggctgtccccagcccacCGCCACGGCGACCTGGCCAAGGTGGAGGCCAGCGCCACGCTCAAGCGGCGGATCCGGGCCAGGCAGAGCCAGCAGGACGGCGTCCGCTTCGTCCTCACCGAGTCCGACACCGTCAAGCGCCGGCCCAAGGCCAAGGACAAGGAGCCGGCACTGGAGCCCGCCCCGCTCGCCGTCTACCAGAACGGCACCGGCACCGTCAAGCGGCGGCCGGCCTCCGAGCTGAGCGGGGCCGAGCCGCCCCCTACcccaccgcccgccgcccgccccgacgGCCCCGACTACGCCCCGCCGCCCACCGAGCCCAAGAAGCCCTTCAAGCCGCCGGTGTCCCCCAAACCTGTGCTGACGCAGCCGCCCCAGAAGGTGCCCGGGCCGCCGGTGCCCGTTCCCAAAAAGGTGCCCATCCCGAGCCCCGGCAGCCCAG AGGTGAAGCGGGTCCACGGCACACCACCCCCGGTGTCCCCCAAGCCCGTGCCGCCCCCCACGGCGCCCAAGCCCCCCAAGCCCCACGCCGCCATCCAGTCGGTGAGCGCCGGCTCCACGCCGACCCCGTCCCCCGCCCGGCAGCTgggcaccgccgccgccaccgccgccaagCCGTCCAGCACGCCGCCCtcgctctgctccagccccgccAAGCCCCTCTCGCCCGGCGCGCAGCCCCAGCAGGTGCCGGTGAAGCCGCCTCGCTCCGCCATCACCGGTCCCTCCGTCGACAGCGCCGGCCCCGAGCTGGCAcagcagaagctggaggagaCGAGCGCGTCCCTGGCCGCCGCGCTGCAGGCCGTGGAGGAGAAGATCAAGCAGGAGGACAGTCAGGCGGCAGA CTCGGCCGTGGAGTCGAAGAGCACCGTGAGCATCCTGGACGACATCGGCAGCATGTTCGACGACCTGGCGGACCAGCTGGACGCCATGCTGGAGTGA
- the CASKIN1 gene encoding caskin-1 isoform X2: MGKDQELVQAVKAEDVAAVQKLLQRPKPGKAKLLGSAKKVNVNFQDTDGFSALHHAALNGNTELISLLLEAQAAVDIKDNKGMRPLHYAAWQGKKEPMKMVLKAGSSVNIPSDEGQIPLHLAAQHGHYDVSEMLLQHQSNPCIMDNSGKTPLDLACEFGRVGVVQLLLNSNMCAALLEPKPGDATDPNGTSPLHLAAKNGHIDIIRLLLQAGIDINRQTKAGTALHEAALCGKTDVVRLLLDSGINAHVRNTYNQTALDIVNQFTTSQASKEIKQMLRDASAALQVRAVKDYCNNYDLTSLNVKAGDVITVLEQHVDGRWKGCIHDNRTGNDRVGYFPSSLVEAISKRTGSRGADMSPSHLSPSQGGSAAPAPTEEIWVLRKPFAGGDRSSLGSTGSVASARSSGSGQSAGSGAHALHAGAEGVKLLATVLSQKASAQETAVGDGPAKAQDIPAGSSRSQSVASSPYAPQPPAEPQLKKMEPPSEGKSSEAVYQWLCKFQLQLYAPNFINAGYDITTISRMTPEDLTAIGVTKPGHRKKIASEINNLNIPEWLPEYKPANLALWLSMIGLSQYYKVLVENGYENIDFITDITWEDLQEIGITKLGHQKKLMLAVKKLAELQRAELGKYEPGTLKRKAAAAACPEVLAIESPPPEPPECQSPKMTTFQDSELSSELQVAMTGEAPEEPPEKAANPPAAPGYRSPPGLGGRTRLMSSSQELLGDGPRAPPASAISKSQEYLAEGAGEGPPAPPKEGRPPRHGHPVKRASVPPVPGKPRQPFPPSAGQLTPPQTPGKPRPPSPQGLPAPHATAKVKPTPQLLPPGERPASPRSLPQSPTHRGFAYVLPQPAEGEGAPPGVPVLPVSVPVLCLPPAGEGEEEPGRPKKRAHSLNRYAASDSEQERDELLVPDAGPYATVQRRVGRSHSVRAPAGGDKNVNRSQSFAVRPKKKGPPPPPPKRSSSAISSAGMAEDFPKEGEGEAAAGTPAAEGESRREQRRASDLGGSVDTGSAGSVRSIAAMLEMSSIGGGARALALQKPHGAGGTGPAKAPEGYYLQPGAPPGSPERARVATVLATVKHKEAIGLDGEVVNRRRTISGPVTGLVAAARRERADSVRSEAGADGPAERLRVERGGSPDGIPFAEEGNLTIKQRPRPLGPARGEAGEGLSPAHRHGDLAKVEASATLKRRIRARQSQQDGVRFVLTESDTVKRRPKAKDKEPALEPAPLAVYQNGTGTVKRRPASELSGAEPPPTPPPAARPDGPDYAPPPTEPKKPFKPPVSPKPVLTQPPQKVPGPPVPVPKKVPIPSPGSPEVKRVHGTPPPVSPKPVPPPTAPKPPKPHAAIQSVSAGSTPTPSPARQLGTAAATAAKPSSTPPSLCSSPAKPLSPGAQPQQVPVKPPRSAITGPSVDSAGPELAQQKLEETSASLAAALQAVEEKIKQEDSQAADSAVESKSTVSILDDIGSMFDDLADQLDAMLE, from the exons ATGGGCAAGGACCAGGAGCTGGTGCAGGCGGTGAAGGCGGAGGACGTCGCGGCCgtgcagaagctgctgcagaggCCCAAACCCGGCAAAGCCA AGCTCCTCGGATCGGCAAAGAAAGTCAACGTCAACTTCCAAGACACTGACGG GTTCTCGGCTCTGCACCATGCGGCGCTCAACGGCAACACAGAGCTCATCTCGCTGCTGCTGGAGGCGCAGGCTGCGGTGGACATCAAGGACAACAAAG GCATGCGGCCCCTGCACTACGCGGCTTGGCAAGGCAAGAAGGAGCCCATGAAAATGGTGCTGAAAGCGGGTTCCTCGGTGAACATCCCGTCGGACGAGGGCCAGATCCCCCTGCACCTGGCGGCACAGCACGGGCACTACGACGTG TCGGAGATGCTCCTGCAGCACCAGTCCAACCCCTGCATCATGGACAATTCGGGGAAGACGCCCCTGGACCTGGCGTGCGAGTTTGGCCGGGTTGGG GTGGTCCAACTGCTCCTGAACAGCAACATGTGCGCGGCGCTGCTGGAGCCCAAACCGGGGGACGCCACCGACCCCAACGGCACCAGCCCCCTGCACCTTGCCGCCAAGAACGGCCACATCGACATCATCCG gctcctgctgcaggctggcATCGACATCAACCGGCAAACCAAGGCGGGCACGGCGCTGCACGAAGCGGCCCTCTGCGGCAAGACGGACGTGGTGCGGCTGCTGCTGGAT AGTGGAATCAACGCCCACGTCAGGAACACCTACAATCAGACGGCTCTGGACATCGTCAACCAGTTCACCACCAGCCAGGCCAGCAAGGAGATCAAGCAGATGCTGCGGG ACGCCTCCGCCGCTCTGCAGGTCCGGGCCGTCAAGGACTATTGCAACAACTACGACCTGACCAGCCTCAACGTGAAAGCCGGGGACGTCATCACC gtGCTGGAGCAGCACGTGGACGGGCGCTGGAAGGGCTGCATTCACGACAACCGGACCGGCAACGACCGCGTGGGCTACTTCCCCTCCAGCCTCGTCGAGGCCATAAGCAAACGAACAG GGTCCCGCGGGGCCGACATGAGCCCGTCCCACCTCTCGCCGTCGCAGGGCGGATCGGCCGCGCCGGCTCCCACGGAGGAGATCTGGGTGCTGCGGAAACCCTTTGCAG GTGGCGAccgcagcagcctgggcagcACGGGCAGCGTGGCCTCTGCCCGCAGCTCGGGGAGCGGGCAGAGCGCGGGCAGCGGGGCGCACGCCCTGCACGCTGGCGCTGAAGGTGTCAAG CTGCTGGCAACGGTCCTTTCCCAGAAGGCTTCTGCGCAAGAGACTGCCGTGGGCGATGGGCCGGCCAAGGCGCAGGACATCCCCGCAG GTTCGTCGCGGTCGCAGAGCGTGGCCAGTTCCCCGtatgccccccagccccccgctgAGCCCCAGCTGAAGAAGATGGAGCCGCCATCGGAGGGGAAG AGCTCGGAGGCTGTGTACCAGTGGCTCTGCAAGTTCCAGCTGCAGCTCTACGCGCCCAACTTCATCAACGCCGGCTACGACATCACCACCATTAGCCGGATGACACCGGAG GACCTCACGGCTATCGGTGTCACCAAGCCGGGGCACAGGAAGAAGATCGCCTCCGAGATCAACAACCTCAACATCCCTGAATGGCTGCCGGAGTACAAGCCG GCCAACCTGGCGCTGTGGCTCTCCATGATCGGCCTGTCCCAGTACTACAAGGTGCTGGTGGAGAACGGCTACGAGAACATCGACTTCATCACCGACATCACCTGGGAGGACCTGCAGGAGATCGGCATCACCAAGCTCG GCCACCAGAAGAAGCTGATGCTGGCGGTGAAGAAGCTGGCGGAGCTGCAGCGCGCCGAACTGGGCAAGTATGAGCCCGGCACACTGAAgaggaaggcggcggcggcggcgtgccCGGAGGTCCTGGCCATCGAGTCCCCCCCGCCGGAGCCGCCCGAGTGCCAGTCGCCCAAGATGACCACCTTCCAGGACAGCGAGCTCAGCAGCGAGCTGCAGGTGGCCATGACAGGCGAAGCCCCCGAGGAGCCCCCCGAGAAGGCGGCGAAcccccccgcggcccccggcTACCGCTCGCCCCCGGGGCTGGGTGGCCGCACCAGGCTGATGAGCAGCTcgcaggagctgctgggggacGGCCCGCGGGCCCCCCCGGCCTCCGCCATCTCCAAGAGCCAGGAGTACCTGGCGGAGGGGGCCGGCGAGGGCCCCCCCGCGCCACCCAAGGAGGGTCGCCCGCCCCGGCACGGCCACCCCGTCAAGCGCGCCAGCGTGCCGCCGGTGCCCGGCAAGCCCCGGCAGCCCTTCCCGCCCTCCGCCGGGCAGCTGACGCCGCCGCAGACCCCTGGCAAGCCACGGCCCCCCTCCCCGCAGGGCCTGCCGGCGCCCCACGCCACCGCCAAGGTGAAGCCCACCCCGCAACTGCTGCCACCGGGCGAGCGCCCCGCGtcgccccgctccctgccccagTCGCCCACCCACCGCGGCTTCGCCTACGTCCTGCCGCAGCCCGCCGAGGGCGAGGGGGCACCCCCGGGGGTGCCCGTCCTGCCCGTCTCGGTGCCGGTGCTGTGCCTGCCGCCGGCGGGCGAGGGTGAGGAGGAGCCGGGGAGGCCGAAGAAGCGGGCGCACAGCCTGAACCGCTACGCCGCCTCCGACAGCGAGCAGGAGCGGGACGAGCTGCTAGTGCCGGACGCGGGGCCCTACGCCACCGTCCAGCGGCGCGTGGGGCGCAGCCACTCGGTGCGGGCGCCTGCCGGCGGCGACAAGAACGTCAACCGCAGCCAGTCCTTCGCCGTCCGCCCCAAGAAGAAGGGgcccccaccgccgccccccaAGCGCTCTAGCTCTGCCATCTCCAGCGCCGGCATGGCCGAGGACTTCCCCAAGGAGGGTGAGGGTGAGGCGGCCGCCGGGACCCCCGCCGCTGAGGGGGAGAGCCGCCGGGAGCAGCGGCGGGCCAGCGACCTGGGCGGCAGCGTGGACACGGGCAGCGCCGGCAGCGTGCGCAGCATCGCGGCGATGCTGGAGATGTCGTCCATCGGTGGTGGGGCCCGGGCGTTGGCACTGCAGAAGCCGcacggggccggcgggacggggccGGCCAAGGCGCCCGAGGGCTACTACCTGCAGCCGGGGgcccccccgggcagccccgaGCGTGCCCGTGTGGCCACCGTCCTGGCCACCGTCAAGCACAAGGAGGCCATCGGGCTGGACGGGGAGGTGGTGAACCGGCGCCGGACCATCAGCGGCCCCGTCACCGGGCTGGTGGCAGCCGCCCGCCGCGAGCGCGCCGACAGCGTGCGGTCGGAGGCGGGCGCCGACGGCCCCGCCGAGCGGCTGCGGGTTGAGCGCGGCGGCTCCCCGGATGGCATCCCCTTCGCCGAGGAGGGCAACCTCACCATCAAGCAGCGGCCGCGGCCCCTGGGGCCGGCCCGGGGAGAGGCGGGCGAggggctgtccccagcccacCGCCACGGCGACCTGGCCAAGGTGGAGGCCAGCGCCACGCTCAAGCGGCGGATCCGGGCCAGGCAGAGCCAGCAGGACGGCGTCCGCTTCGTCCTCACCGAGTCCGACACCGTCAAGCGCCGGCCCAAGGCCAAGGACAAGGAGCCGGCACTGGAGCCCGCCCCGCTCGCCGTCTACCAGAACGGCACCGGCACCGTCAAGCGGCGGCCGGCCTCCGAGCTGAGCGGGGCCGAGCCGCCCCCTACcccaccgcccgccgcccgccccgacgGCCCCGACTACGCCCCGCCGCCCACCGAGCCCAAGAAGCCCTTCAAGCCGCCGGTGTCCCCCAAACCTGTGCTGACGCAGCCGCCCCAGAAGGTGCCCGGGCCGCCGGTGCCCGTTCCCAAAAAGGTGCCCATCCCGAGCCCCGGCAGCCCAG AGGTGAAGCGGGTCCACGGCACACCACCCCCGGTGTCCCCCAAGCCCGTGCCGCCCCCCACGGCGCCCAAGCCCCCCAAGCCCCACGCCGCCATCCAGTCGGTGAGCGCCGGCTCCACGCCGACCCCGTCCCCCGCCCGGCAGCTgggcaccgccgccgccaccgccgccaagCCGTCCAGCACGCCGCCCtcgctctgctccagccccgccAAGCCCCTCTCGCCCGGCGCGCAGCCCCAGCAGGTGCCGGTGAAGCCGCCTCGCTCCGCCATCACCGGTCCCTCCGTCGACAGCGCCGGCCCCGAGCTGGCAcagcagaagctggaggagaCGAGCGCGTCCCTGGCCGCCGCGCTGCAGGCCGTGGAGGAGAAGATCAAGCAGGAGGACAGTCAGGCGGCAGA CTCGGCCGTGGAGTCGAAGAGCACCGTGAGCATCCTGGACGACATCGGCAGCATGTTCGACGACCTGGCGGACCAGCTGGACGCCATGCTGGAGTGA